A genome region from Bombilactobacillus bombi includes the following:
- the hslO gene encoding Hsp33 family molecular chaperone HslO has product MKVGKVLKDYLIKALVNQSKFRVYVIKATRLVNEAQKSHQLTPSATQILGESLIATLLLSTSMLKNDEMLTTRLIGNGPIGAVIADANAQGQVKGYLQNLPTDLTNYNKQSELIGNQGRLSVTKDQKLAQPFTGEVPLISGDIAQNYAYYLAKSEQIPAAIGLVVNINAKQKVISAGGFMIQALPNTPTSDSEQIIQQIRQLPSLKRIFTIKSTPEMILTKLFKQTDTKILQKAPVEFHCDCSKARFARSLAGLDSKELQALITEQHGAETVCRFCGQAYQFTSTDLQKIIAEK; this is encoded by the coding sequence TTGAAAGTAGGTAAAGTTTTGAAAGATTATTTGATTAAAGCTTTAGTTAATCAAAGTAAATTCCGCGTGTATGTAATAAAAGCTACCCGGCTAGTGAACGAGGCTCAAAAAAGCCATCAACTTACACCTTCAGCAACACAAATATTGGGTGAAAGTCTCATTGCAACTTTATTATTGAGTACTTCAATGTTAAAAAATGATGAAATGCTGACTACCCGCTTAATTGGTAACGGACCTATTGGAGCTGTCATTGCTGACGCAAATGCACAAGGGCAAGTGAAGGGGTATTTACAAAATCTTCCTACTGATTTAACAAATTATAATAAGCAGTCAGAGCTAATTGGTAATCAAGGCAGACTCAGCGTCACCAAAGATCAAAAATTAGCTCAACCCTTTACCGGAGAAGTGCCCTTAATAAGTGGCGATATAGCTCAAAATTATGCTTATTATTTAGCCAAATCAGAACAAATTCCTGCAGCTATCGGCTTAGTAGTAAATATAAATGCTAAACAAAAAGTTATTAGTGCTGGTGGATTTATGATTCAGGCTTTACCTAATACGCCAACTAGTGATAGTGAACAGATAATCCAACAAATCCGCCAATTGCCGTCATTAAAACGGATTTTTACGATTAAATCTACACCAGAAATGATTTTAACTAAATTATTTAAGCAGACTGATACTAAAATTTTACAAAAAGCACCCGTAGAATTTCATTGTGATTGCTCTAAAGCCCGTTTCGCACGTTCATTAGCGGGATTAGACAGTAAAGAATTGCAAGCTTTAATCACTGAACAACATGGTGCAGAAACAGTTTGCAGGTTCTGTGGTCAAGCATATCAATTTACATCAACTGATTTACAAAAAATTATTGCTGAGAAGTAA
- the dusB gene encoding tRNA dihydrouridine synthase DusB, whose protein sequence is MEWKIGNVTIPNQVVVAPMAGISNYSFRMTAKEFGAGLVICEMVSDRGILYNNKKTLSMLYVNENEHPISIQVFGGSKETLVPAIKYVAEHTAADIIDINMGCPVKKVVKTGAGSQWLLDPDSIYDLVKAIKSVIDKPLTLKMRTGWDQDHILAVENALAAQEGGADAVAMHGRTRAQMYTGHADWELLHEVAQHLTIPFIGNGDIRTPQDAKRMIDEVGADAVMVARGAIGNPWALKAMAHYLDTGELLPEPTPFQKIQTAKEQLDKLVQLKGERIGVPEFRQQLAYYLKGIPRSARTKAAVNEVMTQQEVNHLLDNFAEKLSTKTLNR, encoded by the coding sequence ATGGAGTGGAAAATTGGTAATGTTACGATTCCTAATCAAGTAGTTGTTGCACCAATGGCAGGTATCTCCAATTATTCTTTTCGTATGACTGCGAAAGAATTTGGTGCTGGTCTTGTGATTTGTGAAATGGTCAGTGATCGGGGTATTTTATATAATAATAAAAAAACTCTATCAATGTTGTACGTTAATGAAAATGAACATCCTATTAGTATCCAAGTTTTTGGAGGTTCTAAAGAAACTTTAGTTCCGGCAATTAAATATGTAGCAGAGCATACTGCCGCAGATATTATTGATATTAATATGGGATGTCCGGTTAAAAAGGTTGTTAAAACTGGTGCTGGCTCACAATGGTTATTAGATCCTGATAGCATTTATGACTTAGTAAAAGCAATTAAGTCTGTAATTGATAAGCCATTAACATTAAAGATGCGGACAGGCTGGGATCAAGATCATATTTTAGCAGTGGAAAATGCGCTGGCCGCTCAAGAAGGTGGGGCTGATGCGGTAGCAATGCATGGTCGAACTCGAGCGCAAATGTATACTGGTCACGCTGATTGGGAACTTTTGCATGAAGTAGCTCAACATTTGACAATTCCTTTTATCGGTAATGGTGATATCCGGACTCCCCAGGATGCTAAAAGAATGATTGATGAAGTGGGGGCCGATGCAGTGATGGTAGCCAGAGGAGCTATTGGTAATCCTTGGGCACTCAAAGCAATGGCTCATTATTTAGACACTGGAGAATTATTGCCAGAGCCTACGCCGTTCCAAAAAATTCAGACGGCCAAAGAGCAATTAGATAAGTTAGTTCAACTAAAAGGAGAACGGATTGGTGTGCCTGAATTTAGACAACAATTAGCTTATTATCTCAAAGGAATCCCTCGTTCTGCTCGGACTAAAGCAGCAGTAAATGAAGTTATGACTCAACAAGAAGTCAATCATTTGTTAGATAATTTTGCGGAAAAATTAAGTACCAAAACATTAAATAGATAA
- the lysS gene encoding lysine--tRNA ligase: MPKNEEEMNDQLRVRRQKMEDLQTAGIDPFGHRYDRTATADELHQKYGELDKDDISAQNITVKIAGRMMSKRGKGKVGFADIKDRSGKIQIYVRKDTVGEENYQIFKKADLGDIYGIEGEVMKTDMGELTVKANHVTLLTKALRPLPDKYHGLTNVEQRYRQRYLDLIANQDSFDRFVKRTKIVSAIRKYLDQNGFLEVETPVLHSQAGGAAARPFITHHNALNIDLYLRIALELHLKRLIVGGMERVYELGRVFRNEGIDTKHNPEFTELETYAAYFNFEDVMDETEGIFRYAAQEALGTLKFTYQGENVDLAQPFQRVHMVDAIKDATGVDFWPEMSLVQARQLADEHHVHYEDYWQVGHIINAFFEEFVEDTIKVPTFIYGHPIEISPLAKKSEKDPRFVDRFELFILGNEYANAFTELNDPIDQRQRFEAQAAERTAGNDEAESVDDDFVEALEYGMPPTGGLGIGVDRLVMLLTDAPSIRDVVLFPTLRPEDK, from the coding sequence ATGCCAAAAAATGAAGAAGAAATGAACGATCAACTACGCGTTAGACGGCAAAAAATGGAAGATTTACAAACTGCGGGTATTGATCCTTTTGGTCATCGCTATGACCGTACTGCCACTGCAGACGAATTGCATCAAAAATATGGTGAATTAGATAAAGATGATATTTCTGCGCAAAATATTACTGTTAAAATTGCTGGTAGAATGATGTCTAAGCGAGGTAAAGGTAAAGTTGGCTTCGCGGATATTAAAGACCGCTCAGGCAAAATTCAAATTTATGTTCGTAAAGATACCGTTGGTGAAGAAAATTATCAAATTTTCAAAAAGGCTGATTTAGGTGATATTTACGGTATTGAAGGCGAAGTTATGAAAACTGACATGGGTGAATTAACTGTAAAAGCAAACCACGTCACCTTGTTAACTAAAGCTTTGCGGCCTTTGCCGGATAAATATCATGGCTTAACTAATGTTGAACAACGCTATCGGCAGCGTTATCTTGATTTAATAGCTAATCAAGATAGTTTTGATCGTTTTGTAAAACGTACTAAAATTGTTTCAGCGATTAGAAAATATTTAGATCAAAATGGATTTTTGGAAGTAGAAACACCAGTTTTACACAGTCAAGCTGGTGGCGCTGCGGCTCGTCCATTTATTACGCATCATAACGCCTTAAATATTGATTTGTATCTACGGATTGCTTTGGAACTACATTTAAAACGATTGATTGTTGGTGGTATGGAACGTGTTTATGAATTGGGGCGAGTTTTTCGTAATGAAGGAATTGATACCAAGCATAATCCAGAATTTACCGAGTTAGAAACTTATGCTGCTTACTTTAATTTTGAAGATGTTATGGACGAAACAGAAGGTATTTTTCGTTATGCAGCACAAGAGGCTTTAGGAACTTTAAAATTTACCTACCAAGGTGAAAATGTTGATTTAGCACAGCCATTCCAGCGAGTACATATGGTTGATGCTATTAAGGATGCTACTGGAGTTGATTTTTGGCCAGAAATGTCATTAGTCCAAGCACGGCAATTGGCTGATGAACACCATGTGCATTATGAAGATTACTGGCAAGTTGGGCATATCATTAATGCTTTCTTTGAAGAATTTGTTGAAGATACAATCAAAGTACCAACATTTATTTATGGACATCCAATTGAAATTTCACCCTTAGCTAAAAAAAGTGAAAAAGATCCTCGCTTTGTTGATCGTTTTGAATTATTTATTTTGGGCAATGAATATGCTAATGCCTTTACTGAATTAAATGATCCTATTGATCAACGCCAACGCTTTGAAGCTCAAGCTGCTGAAAGAACTGCTGGTAATGATGAAGCCGAGAGTGTTGATGATGACTTTGTAGAAGCTTTAGAGTATGGCATGCCTCCAACTGGTGGATTAGGCATCGGAGTTGATCGCTTGGTAATGTTGTTAACTGATGCGCCATCTATTCGAGATGTGGTACTATTTCCAACCTTACGTCCAGAAGACAAATAA
- a CDS encoding helix-turn-helix domain-containing protein has protein sequence MDIEKFIARRKQLGYSQFSLSQGICTQSTLSKFENRKQTPALPILERLCDRLDLTIAELNEDDPTSINFASHKLDQIEENLMVENYNDAIINLQQIDYQKLRSNQGRLQYCYLKGMFLAVSDTNDAEAELYFRRILNELDPKQSTMFTQLSYLGLGIVADHQHDDETATLMFNKVQLYVATSLTEGIADFRTKQIFRLLTLMFYLATYLAEHDRLDQSNKLLDEELDVSSQRHVTYYVTRAKFLQAQNSWKLNHDIVKLKSLLSETLIFAKFNRNQVVPKQVAKLLRKLEKKNKVKQKS, from the coding sequence GTGGATATTGAAAAATTTATTGCACGCAGAAAACAATTAGGATATTCACAATTTTCTTTGAGTCAAGGTATTTGTACGCAATCAACTTTAAGTAAATTTGAAAATCGGAAACAGACACCGGCTTTGCCGATTTTAGAGCGATTGTGTGATCGTTTAGATTTGACTATTGCAGAATTAAATGAAGATGATCCGACATCGATCAATTTTGCCAGCCACAAACTTGATCAAATTGAAGAGAATCTAATGGTAGAAAATTATAATGACGCAATTATTAATTTACAACAAATTGATTATCAAAAGTTAAGATCAAACCAGGGGCGTCTGCAATACTGTTATCTTAAAGGGATGTTTTTAGCTGTGAGTGATACAAACGATGCTGAGGCAGAATTATATTTTCGACGAATTTTAAACGAGTTAGATCCTAAACAAAGTACAATGTTTACGCAATTATCATATTTAGGACTTGGCATTGTTGCAGATCACCAGCATGATGACGAAACAGCAACATTAATGTTCAACAAAGTTCAACTATATGTAGCAACTAGTTTAACCGAAGGAATAGCAGATTTTCGAACCAAACAAATTTTTCGGTTATTAACTTTGATGTTTTATTTAGCTACATATTTAGCTGAACATGACCGGCTGGATCAGAGTAATAAATTATTAGATGAAGAACTTGATGTCTCTTCGCAAAGACATGTTACTTACTATGTAACCCGTGCGAAATTTCTTCAAGCGCAAAACTCTTGGAAATTGAATCATGATATTGTGAAATTGAAATCTTTATTGAGTGAAACACTTATTTTTGCTAAATTTAATCGCAACCAAGTAGTTCCTAAACAGGTAGCTAAATTGCTACGGAAACTTGAAAAAAAGAATAAAGTTAAGCAAAAATCTTAA
- a CDS encoding ATP-dependent Clp protease ATP-binding subunit, with product MNEIFTASAKESLRLAQQAAKKFHHHAVGSEHILYGLVKEGSGVAAKTIIDLSISAEDIKDEIEAMTGYGTEDTKANNVMYLPYSPRAGQILEAAGQQAKLLEAPQIGTSHILLVLLRDQTILASRILANLGISVVKTRKLLLQKMGISTKGDSKKRATQQQTLSGKSSTPTLDSLARDLTQYAQEKQLDPVIGRDSEIERTIQILSRRTKNNPVLLGEPGVGKTAIVEGLAQKIIAGEVPVEMTNKRLMLLDMGSLVAGTKYRGEFEDRLKKIINEIYHDGNVILFVDELHTMIGAGGAEGAIDASNILKPALSRGELQMIGATTLDEYQKYIEKDAAFARRFAKVQVEEPSVADSFLILQGLRPEYEEHHQLKITDEALKAAVKLSQRYLPNRFLPDKAIDLIDEASASVHIKASSTRAIDKIEQLEHRLNTASQAKEQAITDQNFEEAARYRQEEMTFKHKLEKQEQKSDKRNRKSLPHVQEQDIAQVVSQWTGIPVSKMTNHQSRQLLNLEKELHQRVVGQEEAISAVARAIRRARSGLKDPQHPIGSFLFMGPTGVGKTELAKALAASMFGKETDIIRIDMSEYMEKFSTSRLVGSAPGYVGYEEGGQLTEQVRNHPYSVILLDEVEKAHRDVFNLLLQVLDDGFLTDSKGRKVDFRNTVIIMTSNLGATTLRDTHTVGFNETTITNHYESMKQQILAETKQFFRPEFLNRIDDILVFHELTKTDLHQIIKIMSQGLIKRLNEQQIKLKLTPKAMDYLVEKGYNSELGARPLRRTIQVEVEDQISDLLLSNQLRAGDQLSVGAAKQQLKFNIRHPETIQA from the coding sequence ATGAATGAAATATTTACTGCAAGTGCCAAAGAGTCACTGCGTTTGGCCCAGCAGGCAGCTAAAAAATTTCACCACCACGCCGTGGGTAGTGAACATATATTATATGGTTTGGTTAAAGAAGGTTCTGGCGTAGCTGCTAAAACCATTATTGATTTATCAATATCTGCAGAAGATATCAAAGATGAAATTGAAGCTATGACTGGATATGGAACTGAAGATACTAAAGCAAATAACGTTATGTATTTACCTTATTCACCACGTGCTGGTCAAATTCTAGAAGCAGCTGGTCAACAAGCTAAGCTATTAGAAGCGCCTCAGATTGGTACCAGCCACATTTTATTAGTTTTATTACGAGATCAAACAATATTAGCTTCTCGTATTCTGGCCAATTTGGGAATTAGTGTGGTCAAAACTCGTAAATTATTATTACAAAAGATGGGGATTTCAACTAAGGGTGATAGTAAAAAGCGCGCTACACAGCAGCAAACACTCAGTGGTAAAAGCAGTACTCCTACCTTAGATTCGTTAGCAAGAGATTTAACACAATATGCACAGGAAAAACAATTAGACCCAGTAATTGGGCGTGATTCAGAAATTGAACGTACAATTCAAATTTTAAGTCGCCGCACTAAGAATAATCCAGTTTTATTAGGTGAGCCAGGTGTGGGCAAAACTGCGATTGTTGAAGGTTTAGCACAAAAAATTATTGCTGGTGAAGTCCCTGTGGAAATGACCAACAAGCGTTTAATGCTTTTAGATATGGGTTCATTAGTAGCTGGTACTAAATATCGGGGTGAATTTGAAGATCGCTTAAAAAAGATTATTAATGAGATTTATCATGATGGCAATGTTATATTGTTTGTGGATGAATTACACACGATGATTGGTGCTGGTGGAGCTGAAGGGGCAATCGATGCTTCTAATATCTTAAAGCCTGCGCTCTCGCGCGGTGAGTTGCAAATGATTGGGGCAACAACTTTAGATGAATATCAAAAATATATTGAAAAAGATGCAGCCTTTGCGCGAAGATTTGCTAAAGTGCAAGTTGAAGAACCTTCAGTTGCTGATAGCTTTTTGATTTTACAAGGTTTGCGACCAGAATATGAAGAACATCATCAATTAAAGATTACTGACGAAGCCTTAAAAGCAGCCGTAAAGTTATCTCAACGATATTTGCCTAATCGCTTTTTGCCAGATAAGGCGATTGATTTAATTGATGAAGCTAGTGCTAGTGTTCATATCAAAGCCAGTTCTACACGAGCAATTGATAAAATAGAACAGCTTGAACACCGACTTAATACTGCTTCACAAGCTAAGGAGCAGGCTATTACTGACCAAAATTTTGAAGAAGCTGCTCGTTATCGGCAAGAAGAGATGACTTTTAAACATAAGTTGGAGAAACAAGAACAAAAATCTGATAAACGTAATCGAAAGTCATTACCACATGTGCAAGAACAAGATATTGCTCAAGTAGTTTCACAATGGACAGGAATTCCCGTTTCCAAAATGACTAACCACCAATCACGGCAATTATTGAATCTTGAAAAAGAGTTGCACCAACGAGTGGTTGGACAAGAAGAAGCTATTAGTGCGGTAGCACGTGCTATTAGACGTGCTCGTAGTGGCTTAAAAGATCCACAGCATCCAATTGGTTCATTTTTGTTTATGGGGCCAACCGGAGTTGGGAAGACGGAATTAGCTAAGGCACTAGCAGCTAGTATGTTTGGCAAGGAAACAGATATTATTAGAATTGATATGTCGGAATACATGGAAAAATTCAGTACTTCACGACTAGTTGGTTCTGCACCAGGCTATGTTGGCTATGAAGAAGGTGGCCAATTAACCGAGCAGGTGCGAAATCATCCTTATTCAGTTATTTTGTTGGATGAAGTGGAAAAGGCTCATCGGGATGTCTTTAACTTATTGTTACAAGTATTAGATGATGGCTTTTTAACTGACTCTAAAGGCCGCAAAGTTGATTTTCGAAATACGGTTATTATTATGACTTCCAACTTAGGAGCAACAACTTTACGGGATACACACACTGTTGGCTTTAACGAAACCACAATAACGAACCATTATGAAAGTATGAAACAACAAATTCTTGCAGAAACAAAACAATTTTTCCGACCAGAGTTTTTGAATCGGATTGATGATATTTTAGTTTTCCATGAATTGACAAAAACTGACTTGCATCAGATTATTAAAATTATGTCTCAAGGTTTAATTAAACGTTTGAATGAACAACAAATTAAACTAAAATTAACCCCGAAAGCAATGGATTATTTAGTTGAAAAGGGTTATAACTCTGAACTAGGGGCCCGCCCACTACGGCGCACAATTCAAGTCGAAGTCGAAGATCAGATTAGTGACTTATTATTATCCAATCAATTGCGTGCTGGTGATCAATTATCAGTAGGAGCTGCCAAGCAGCAATTAAAATTTAATATACGACATCCAGAAACTATTCAAGCATAA
- a CDS encoding DNA-directed RNA polymerase subunit beta, with product MTEEKVRFHNVNYGKHRTRRSYARIKEVLPLPNLIDIQTNSYNWFLDEGLKEMFQDIMPIDDFAGTLSLDYVDYKLLKPKYTVNEARNHDANYSAPLHVTLRLTNHETGEIKTQDVFFGDFPLMTEQGTFIINGAERVIVSQLVRSPGVYYTAEADKNGRMIYGTTVIPNRGAWLEFDNDAKNIVYVRIDRTRKLPITELVRALGFGTDSEILDIFGNNSDFLNLTLEKDVHKDPSDSRVAESLKDIYERLRPGEPKTAESSRSLLYARFFDPKRYDTASVGRYKVNKKLNLKTRLQGLTLAETLADPDTGEIILKKDTKLDREALNKLSPYLKNPDFKAVTFQPSDEGILGDPVKLQIIKVYSLADEDKIVNVIGNDNIDEKVKHITPADILAEINYFFNLQEGIGSVDDIDHLGNRRIRSVGELLQNQFRLGLSRMERVVRERMSIQDTATVTPQQLINIRPVVAAIKEFFGSSQLSQFMDQNNPLGELTHKRRLSALGPGGLTRDRAGYAVRDVHYTHYGRMCPIETPEGPNIGLINNLATYGVVNKYGFIETPYRRVSWDTHKVTDKIDYLTADEEDNYVVAQANTPLNDDGSFAVERILARHQDDNIETTADKIDYMDVSPKQVVSVATACIPFLENDDSNRALMGANMQRQAVPLVKPHSPLVGTSMEYVAAHDSGTALLAHDAGIVNYVDARTIKIQRDDGTMDIYDLMKFRRSNAGKCYNQRPIVEKGNHVDKGEIIADGPAMQEGELALGQNPLIAFMTWNMYNYEDAIVLSERLVRDDVYTSIHIEEYESEARDTKLGPEEITREIPNVGEDALKDLDESGIVRIGAEVRDGDILVGKVTPKGVTELSAEERLLHAIFGEKAREVRDTSLRVPHGGGGIIQDVKIFTREAGDELSPGVNTMVRVYIAQKRKIQVGDKMAGRHGNKGTVSIVVPEEDMPYMPDGTPIDILLNPMGVPSRMNIGQVLELHLGMAARTLGIHIASPVFDGATDDDLWAAVKEANMASDAKTILYDGRTGEPFHNRVAVGVMYYMKLAHMVDDKIHARSIGPYSLVTQQPLGGKAQFGGQRFGEMEVWALEAYGAAYTLQEILTYKSDDVTGRVNTYEAIVKGQTIPKPGVPESFRVLIKELESLGLDMKILDHEHHELELRDMDEDATSNSVDALSRLAEQQEQKRAQEQAQVEEKKKQEQQPNLDSLMDKINSLSSDNNDDSNN from the coding sequence TTGACGGAAGAAAAAGTTCGTTTCCACAATGTCAATTACGGAAAACATCGGACACGGCGTAGTTATGCGCGGATTAAGGAAGTTTTACCGTTACCTAATTTAATTGACATTCAGACCAATTCTTATAATTGGTTCTTAGATGAAGGCTTAAAGGAAATGTTCCAAGATATTATGCCAATTGATGATTTTGCTGGCACTTTATCATTAGACTATGTTGACTATAAGCTTTTAAAACCAAAGTATACTGTCAATGAAGCACGGAATCACGATGCCAATTATTCAGCACCGTTACATGTAACTTTAAGATTAACTAATCATGAAACTGGTGAAATTAAGACACAGGATGTCTTTTTCGGTGATTTTCCATTAATGACTGAGCAAGGTACCTTTATTATTAATGGTGCAGAGCGAGTTATAGTTTCACAATTGGTTCGTTCTCCAGGCGTTTATTATACTGCAGAAGCTGATAAAAACGGCCGAATGATTTATGGTACTACTGTTATTCCTAATCGTGGTGCGTGGCTGGAATTTGATAACGATGCGAAAAATATTGTTTATGTTCGAATTGATCGGACTCGTAAGTTACCAATTACCGAATTAGTTCGGGCCTTAGGTTTTGGAACTGACAGTGAAATTCTTGATATTTTTGGTAATAATAGCGACTTTTTAAATCTAACTTTAGAAAAAGACGTTCACAAGGATCCTTCAGATTCACGTGTAGCGGAATCTTTAAAAGATATCTATGAACGTTTACGTCCGGGTGAACCTAAAACGGCTGAAAGTTCCCGTTCATTACTGTATGCCCGTTTCTTTGATCCTAAACGTTATGATACTGCCTCTGTAGGGCGTTACAAAGTAAATAAAAAGCTTAATCTGAAAACTCGTTTGCAAGGATTGACCTTAGCTGAAACCTTGGCTGATCCAGATACGGGTGAGATTATTTTGAAGAAAGATACTAAGCTTGATCGTGAAGCTTTAAATAAGCTCTCTCCTTATTTAAAGAATCCTGATTTTAAGGCTGTTACTTTCCAACCTTCAGATGAAGGAATCTTAGGCGACCCTGTTAAGTTGCAAATTATTAAAGTTTATTCTCTTGCAGATGAAGATAAGATAGTTAACGTTATCGGCAATGATAATATTGACGAAAAAGTAAAGCATATTACGCCGGCTGATATCTTGGCTGAAATTAATTATTTCTTTAATTTACAAGAAGGCATTGGTAGTGTTGATGACATCGACCATTTAGGTAATCGTCGGATTCGTTCTGTTGGTGAATTATTACAAAACCAATTCCGTTTAGGCTTATCAAGAATGGAACGGGTAGTCCGTGAACGGATGTCAATTCAAGATACTGCGACAGTTACACCACAACAATTAATTAATATTCGTCCCGTAGTAGCTGCCATTAAAGAATTTTTTGGTTCATCACAGCTATCACAATTTATGGATCAGAATAATCCGTTAGGTGAATTAACTCATAAGCGTCGTTTATCAGCCTTGGGACCTGGTGGTTTGACACGGGATCGGGCCGGTTATGCTGTCCGGGATGTGCATTATACGCATTATGGCCGGATGTGCCCGATTGAAACTCCTGAAGGACCTAACATTGGTTTGATTAATAACTTAGCTACTTATGGAGTAGTTAATAAGTATGGTTTCATTGAAACTCCTTATCGTCGTGTTTCTTGGGATACTCATAAAGTTACTGATAAAATTGATTATTTAACAGCAGATGAAGAAGATAACTACGTTGTAGCTCAGGCTAACACACCTTTGAATGATGATGGATCTTTTGCAGTAGAACGAATCTTGGCTCGTCATCAAGATGATAATATTGAAACTACTGCTGACAAGATTGACTACATGGACGTTTCACCTAAGCAAGTAGTTTCAGTAGCTACTGCCTGTATTCCTTTCTTGGAAAATGATGATTCTAACCGTGCTTTGATGGGTGCTAACATGCAACGTCAGGCTGTACCATTAGTAAAACCTCATTCTCCATTAGTTGGTACTAGCATGGAATATGTTGCCGCCCACGATTCTGGAACTGCTTTATTAGCTCATGATGCAGGTATTGTTAATTACGTTGATGCGCGCACTATTAAAATTCAACGTGATGATGGCACAATGGATATTTATGACTTAATGAAATTCCGGCGTTCTAATGCGGGTAAATGTTATAACCAACGCCCAATCGTCGAAAAGGGTAATCATGTTGATAAAGGCGAAATTATCGCTGATGGCCCAGCTATGCAAGAAGGGGAACTGGCTTTAGGTCAAAACCCACTAATTGCTTTCATGACTTGGAATATGTATAACTATGAAGATGCCATTGTTTTATCTGAGCGTTTAGTACGTGATGATGTCTATACTTCCATCCACATTGAAGAATATGAATCTGAAGCACGTGATACCAAGTTAGGACCTGAGGAAATAACACGTGAAATTCCTAACGTTGGTGAAGATGCGTTGAAAGATTTAGATGAAAGCGGAATTGTTCGGATTGGTGCGGAAGTACGCGATGGTGATATTTTAGTAGGTAAAGTTACTCCAAAAGGTGTAACTGAATTAAGTGCTGAAGAAAGATTATTGCATGCTATCTTTGGTGAAAAAGCTCGTGAAGTCCGTGATACTTCCCTACGTGTACCTCATGGTGGCGGTGGAATCATTCAAGATGTAAAGATTTTCACTCGGGAAGCTGGCGATGAACTTAGCCCAGGTGTAAATACTATGGTTCGAGTTTACATTGCACAAAAGCGGAAGATTCAAGTTGGGGATAAAATGGCTGGTCGCCACGGTAATAAAGGTACTGTTTCTATTGTTGTTCCAGAAGAAGATATGCCTTATATGCCTGATGGTACTCCAATTGACATTTTGTTAAATCCAATGGGTGTGCCTTCACGTATGAATATTGGGCAAGTTTTGGAATTACACTTGGGAATGGCTGCTAGAACCTTAGGTATTCACATTGCTTCACCTGTTTTTGATGGTGCAACTGATGATGACTTATGGGCTGCCGTTAAAGAAGCCAACATGGCTTCTGATGCAAAGACCATCCTATATGATGGCCGTACTGGTGAACCCTTCCATAATCGTGTAGCTGTTGGTGTTATGTATTATATGAAATTAGCTCATATGGTGGATGACAAAATCCATGCTCGTTCTATTGGACCTTACTCTTTAGTTACTCAACAACCACTTGGTGGTAAAGCTCAATTCGGTGGTCAGCGTTTTGGTGAAATGGAAGTTTGGGCTTTGGAAGCTTACGGGGCAGCTTATACCTTACAAGAAATTTTAACGTATAAGTCAGATGATGTTACTGGGCGTGTTAATACCTATGAAGCAATTGTCAAAGGTCAAACCATCCCTAAACCAGGTGTTCCAGAATCATTTAGAGTTTTGATCAAGGAATTAGAATCATTAGGTTTAGATATGAAGATTCTAGATCATGAACATCATGAATTAGAATTACGCGATATGGATGAAGATGCTACTAGTAACAGCGTTGATGCCTTATCACGTTTAGCTGAACAACAAGAACAAAAACGTGCACAAGAACAAGCTCAAGTAGAAGAAAAGAAGAAGCAAGAACAGCAACCTAATTTAGACAGTTTAATGGATAAAATTAATAGTCTGAGTTCAGATAATAATGATGATAGCAACAATTAA